The genomic region AAACGATTTTATGGGTAATCGTACTAATCGTATCTTTTATGCCTTGTTACAAGATACAATGTATATGATTGTAGTATTTGCTATTATTGCTTTATGTTATCTAAAGGAAGGGAAAGGCGTCAATCAATCGACTATcggaaaaaaacatttttcgtaATTTAAGGGTTtactgcttttgttttttttttaaacatatatctATCCCGACTCTATGTTGTCCACGTCAAAGTGTGGTAAACGCAATTATCTAGCTCTTGGTTTAGATACTAGCCCAGCTTTGATCCCAATGACCCTTAAAACAGCCTAGTGGAATGATCTTTCGTAATTCATTACTTGCTAAAAACtgtgaaagaaaattttaaaaggatTCACAAACAGACTATTAGAATAAACACTTCCTCAACAGAACTTCAACCACTCGGGGCTAGCGGGTCGCGAGCACATGTGGATGCTGACGCAGGTGCCTGAGCTCGAGAAGTTCAAGTACGTCATCAAGGACGCGGAGAAACTTGACCTGGCTGAGGAGGTAGGATATATCTACATCAATATTAAGAATAAACATAATACAGTCTAGGAAGTAACCTGTGATTTATACGCAAAACGCGAAtgatttaacaatattaaacatCGGATAATTAGCTATCCTCAATCTCCGAgaagaaagtaataaataaaagttcagCAAGTCAACGACTCCAGAAGATATGATTGTATTGTAGGTATCTAGAATACTTCTAACTTTGTAAAACTTGCTGAACGACCTGAACCCGAACCTGTTTGAGGTTGAAGGTGATGAAatagaactttttaaaatttaaatcatctTTATACTGGACTTAGCATTGGCATCCTTTACTTTTACCACATGTAATACCAAGGTACATCAATAAACTACCTTCCCTATCCACAGGTGATAGAAGAGTTCAAATACGCGATTGTCCCGCGCCTGGACGAGCTGGAGAAGGGCGTCATCCACGGAGACGTGAACGAGATGAACGTGCTGGTGGGGCTCAAGCCAGGAGGCAGGTAGGGACAGAAGAGAATAGTACATCGAGAATATACTCACATAGATAGATAGAGACCAGTCAACTACAGTCAACTAgtcctaacctaacctaaccaaaagttttctttttaagccACTAAggttgacgtgtctgtctgtggcatcatggCTCCCGAAAGAATTGAGCTATTCCAATTTAATTGGTTTGATATTTAAGGTGAATTATGGGCGACAGTTCTTAGATACGTTTGATAAAGTCGGTTGAACCGTTTAAAGATCGTGGTCGTATTACTTAAGGTTTTTCTTcaacttcaaatatttagaaggtatcttaaaacattttgtatattcTATAACTAAAAAGTCGGAACCCTATAGaattttttgacaaattaagGCGACTTAAAGCGATTTCAAAAAGTAgagcaaaaaatatgaattttatctAAGGTTTCACTAATCAGTACTAAAGTAATGATATTGTAATCTGTGCTCTAATATCTAACTCACTCCACACTGACTGCTACTGTATATTAGCCCGTGATTGTTTGTTTAGAGCTTGCCTCCGTTATTAGAGAGATAGGCGGCGTTGTCGGGCGTCTGTAGTATCTTATCATAGTGATGAAACTGTTTTGATAACAGCCACGTAACTTCGGGCGTAAGAGAACCGTTATTCAAATAATGGTGCATGATTGCTCATATGATTTAggtttctattataattatcagaatTGTTAGAATTTGAAATAGGCTTTCGGCTACTATATCTACGGATCTTTGGAGTTTGTTTTCGCGATACAATTTCCTTCAATTCAAAATTTCAATGATTgtttacaatttcaaatattcaGCTGACATATAGTTGattaacattgaaattaatatcagttaaaaatatgtctCTACTACTCTCTACAAACAAATTTCTTAAATCCCGATCGAATAGATCGGGATTTAAGCTAAGGAAATGGCTGTTTATAATAAGGCTTAATggtttttaagtttaagtaCTCACACTTGAAtccaattattaatattataattaacgtAGGCAGCTGAAGCCTCCAGTCCTAAGGGTTTGTACCGACATCCTAAGTGGGATAATGTTGAGGTAAGCCGAGCTTGTGGGACGGTGGTAACTTGCTTCTACGCTTGCCTAACTTGGTACAAACATCTGTCTAGATAGTTACTTAGCAATTACATAAATGGAGTTTAacgaaaatgtaaaataaaatgtcttaaaatcggatggttttataaaaaatacgtaacatTGTTATTGTAAAGTGTAGAGCCGCTCAGGTACCTTTTGCAAAatacagaacaaaaatattgaataaataaaactttttaaaataaatcaaactgGCAATAAAAATATGGTTAAGGGAGGAAGACTGGCAGATCTTGAAATGGggttagtttattaaaaaattaatatatacCTATGTAAAAAATATGGTATTACAGCTTAAAAATGCAGGACCTCAATACTTACTGCTATTGTAGGAACATCACTGCTTAGTCCTTTTAACACCGCAGACCTACTACAAacctatttatataaaacctttttccatCCCTCACAGCAACTCCGACTACCGCATCACTGGAATCATAGACTTCGGCGACATCCAGTACTCGTACTACGTTTTCGAGCTGGCCATCACTATGACCTACATGATGCTCATCACTGGAGACCTGAAGGCTGGAGGCTACGTCCTGGCAGGGTACACCGTCAACAGGCGCTTGCCTGACGACGAGTACAGGCTACTGAAGGTGAGAGTTGTTTGGGACGGATACTAGGTAGCAGCACTTTGTTACAGTTAGGTGTTGGATGAGGTAGTTTAACTATTGGTTAATAGATGGCGTTTTGTGCATATTCTGAAGAGGTTTTACTACTCGACGATAGATGGCACTAGCAGCAAGATAATCGCGTTTATTTTCTATCATTAATTATGATGTAGATAAGTAATATTGGTTTAACTAGTAGTATGTACTTGTAGCAGTATGTCTCATCATCTCCTGTTGGTAGATACGATATTTATTGTCttgcaaaataatgttttaaactttATCTTTATCACTAGACGCTGATTTCGTCCCGGCTCGTCCAGAGCCTGATCCTGGGCGCCTACACCTTGGAGCAGGACCCCAACAACACATACGTGACGTCCACAGAGAAGGCCAACGGCTGGGAGCTGCTGAAGAAGATCCGCAAGTCCAAGGCGACCGAGCACGGAGACCCCACTGACTGGAAGGAGATCGCCAATGAATATCTAACGAGGAGCTAAGCTTAAGACGAGGAAAGTTTTTATAATGATGTACAAGATGTAACATCTATCTATGGGATAATGTCCAAGTAAATTTAagatagattttttaatttgttgacaCTCTCGCGTACTTTGCTTCCTTTGTTGaggtttttctttgttttgagcTTAGCAATTGTGTTCGCCCTAAATAAAAAAGAGCTCTTAGCGTGATGCTATAGATAtgtgaagaaaaaaaactgaaaaaaaatgtatttatttgtattcaattgtGAAACATCTATTTGATTATTAATCACTTCTTTTAGATCTAGAATGACAAAGTGACAGTTAAAAACGGTTCttttggtttaaaaaagttaataaattgtattatatcagtatttttaatagaacctaaacttatctacataaatattttatatagaaatgtttttatagttgttataaagtaataattataagagtagtattaattaaagactgcttatgaaacctttttttatttattgcatgatATAAGAAGACGGACAGGTATTACACAAAGCCTACATTAAGATGATGAGCTGATATCaaacgaatattataaatgcgaaagtatatgAGTAtgtatacaaacatacataatttcATAACGTGTGTGATGTTTGATTCTTCAACTTGAATTACCACAAAGGTTTCTTTTATCCGATTGTGTTTAAAGATGctaattattttagataattcTTTAGTTATAACAAACATTGAGTTTTCAATAAACCGTGACATCGTCAGGCGGTTGCTCTACTAACTATAAATCTCCATGGTAATATTACcttctatgaaaatattttatcatttttttccaGACCACATTATCACATACTGTCAAGGTTTTTGCCATGATCTTCCATGACGCCTTAGCCCACGTTCCCTCGAACCAAACCTCACgacatatatttgtaaaatagtcCACAACAAATCCCCCCCCCCAAAAGTCCTCAACAGTACATTTCTATAGTATCTGTTCTCTATGACGTTTATAAAAGACCACAACCATAGAAACACAGCCAACCGTCACAATTGATTAGTGTAAATGCGACAGAGATTGATTCCAAGTGAAATCTAAACTCCTATAAACATTCGCCAATTACAGTCATAACTTAAGATCATATCTTGGAAAATATACGACTCCTGAGCAAGACTCGTCAAGCTGACCCCTACCATGATCTCTTAAAGCAAGATAATTGCGATTGTAGAAGCAGAATGGAGACTATAGATCATATAGCGCTATCTCTCTCCTACAACGTTGAGGAGGTGGCCCTGAGGCCAGGAGCCGTCAATCAGAGATGTTATCAAGCCTTctcgtcaaaataaataataataagttaattcGGATTCTAAGACCAATCGCGATGCGTCTGTGAGTGGCTGATGATAGAGATAAGAAGGCGGCGTATAACAAAGGGATGATGTGATGGTCAAGATGTGTTGGGAATGTGTCGGCTGAGTTTTTGTTGTATGGGACTTTTAAAAGGATTAGGGACACCGAAGATACTTTTGTTGAAtgataacaaattttgtttattttggaaaaGTGTCATGTGAAAAAtaagttaggttttttttttacaaaaacgaattaatacttaattaataaattcgctaaaaaaaaaacaaatatcccccaaaaacacatttatttcaattaaatcttttacctatggtaagtattaaatgttttttttttatcttagcCAGTTCTCTACAATTCAGTAGTTGTTAgatataagtcatgatttatacctgcctttttccacatttttcattgtatattcgctcctattagtcgcagcgtgatggtatatagcctagaACTTTCCTCGATTAAtagtctatttaacacaaaaaggttttttcaatttgaaccagtagttcctgagattagcgcgttcaaacaaacaaactcttcagctttttgttttactatagATTAGTACAGAAGTATAGATATGATATGCTTACCCAATACAATACAGGAGCAAACTATCTACCCGAACACAACAGCACCTCTGTAaccgaacaaaataaaaactgcaatataaattacgaaacaaaccCATTCACATACAACGACATCAATAAATTTGTCACAAACTCATCTTCATAAGATTCCCTTCCTAAAGCAGTCAGTGCGATGCAAACTATTCGATGACAATGTCGAAATAAGAAGCTGCTAATTACAATCAATTAACTTCAGAATGAGTGAGTTTTTGAAGCAGGACAACCTACCAACCAcatctaaaagtaatattattaatgttattaaagcgagacagcactacgCTTTGTAGAGCGAGGTCTCTTTCCTACACTTGTAATAATATCACTTGAAACTTATGAAGGTACTAAGTTGACTTAACTGAGAGGACTGTTTGATTATGCAAGCCTCGTGGACCTTCATAAGAAGTACTtaaaaaactgtaattaaattgCAAGCAATCATTTAGCTAATTAACTTGGAACCTATATGGATATACAAATGTGGAATGAATTATAATGTGCTTTGATATTGTATAGCGGTGTAACTGGTCCGAATGGCTCGTGTTTACAAATACATAGTTGTTGAATGTACctacatttcatttatttatttatttaattatcacactaatctaccattacaggttacttaacctaatgcggtagctaggtctaaacaaaggtctaagtatttatgtgaactaagTAGTACTAAGTAGTATAAGTCTGTATAagtaatcatcatcatcatttcagcctaaagctgtccactgctggacataggccgttagatggtaagtacttggagttggatggtaagtacttggagttggatggtaagtacttggtgttggatggtaagtatttggagtcggatggtaagtacttggtgtcggatggtaagtacttggtgtcggatggtaatagctagtaggtaatatttagaaataaatggaTATTTTTGGAAACCAGGCAATTCTAAGGAATTTACACTAAACGGTGTTTTTGCGGAACTTTTATGGCcaccttccagctccagcatcagatgaGCTCTACGACAGctcataatattgcattaacTACAACACACATATACTGACTGACAAAATCTCAGCTCAATCAAAAACCAggaaaaaaatcaaagtaaacTTGCAACATTGTATTACAGATAGACAACGGGACAggtgaaacaaattaaaattaaaaaaa from Trichoplusia ni isolate ovarian cell line Hi5 chromosome 12, tn1, whole genome shotgun sequence harbors:
- the LOC113499313 gene encoding hydroxylysine kinase isoform X2, whose amino-acid sequence is MANTLEPGAVIKPIIDHEGVKLLVERLYGISVLELTELNGYDDKNYKIIEDPNVKNPLITSHSENGYVLKIMNSMDSQNVGVVEAQNEIMNFLATRSVTCPKPVRNVFGHLHSVERLGGKQHAVRLLEFVPGELLQAVPKSEALLYQLGEFVANLDNKLQNFNHSGLAGREHMWMLTQVPELEKFKYVIKDAEKLDLAEEVIEEFKYAIVPRLDELEKGVIHGDVNEMNVLVGLKPGGSNSDYRITGIIDFGDIQYSYYVFELAITMTYMMLITGDLKAGGYVLAGYTVNRRLPDDEYRLLKTLISSRLVQSLILGAYTLEQDPNNTYVTSTEKANGWELLKKIRKSKATEHGDPTDWKEIANEYLTRS
- the LOC113499313 gene encoding hydroxylysine kinase isoform X1; its protein translation is MNLTSFVKSSLRFIEKMANTLEPGAVIKPIIDHEGVKLLVERLYGISVLELTELNGYDDKNYKIIEDPNVKNPLITSHSENGYVLKIMNSMDSQNVGVVEAQNEIMNFLATRSVTCPKPVRNVFGHLHSVERLGGKQHAVRLLEFVPGELLQAVPKSEALLYQLGEFVANLDNKLQNFNHSGLAGREHMWMLTQVPELEKFKYVIKDAEKLDLAEEVIEEFKYAIVPRLDELEKGVIHGDVNEMNVLVGLKPGGSNSDYRITGIIDFGDIQYSYYVFELAITMTYMMLITGDLKAGGYVLAGYTVNRRLPDDEYRLLKTLISSRLVQSLILGAYTLEQDPNNTYVTSTEKANGWELLKKIRKSKATEHGDPTDWKEIANEYLTRS